Within the Pseudarthrobacter sp. W1I19 genome, the region AAGGCAGGCTTGACGGCCGGAGACATCCTCCTCGCGGCCGGCGGCCGCCCGGTCAGTGACGCCGAAAGCCTGCAGCGTCTGCTGTTCGCCGACGCCATTGGCGAACCGCTCCAGCTAGCCGTGCTGCGGGATGGCAAGGAAGCCCACCTCACCGCAGTGCCCGAAGAGATGACCAGCAACGGAAAGTAGCCATCGGGCCGGCACCGCCTGGACAGCAGCGGACCCGCGCCGGGCCGGACCCGGAAGCCGGGCCGGCTTAGTCCTGGCCCGCCACGTCCGCGATGCCCACGAAGCGTGTGCCCACGCCGTCGAACTCGCTGCGGACGTAACCCTGCCGCAGTGGTGGAACATCCGCCGGATCGTGGTGCGCGCACACCACGTAGGTAAACTCCGGCCACCACTTCTTGGGCCGCGCCGCTTCCTCGTAACCGCAGACAGCGCACTCCAGGTGCACCCAGACCGGCCGCTTTCCTGTTCGATTGGCGCGGGACTGGACCAGCCACGGCGGCGGGTTGTCCAGGATCTTCCCGAGTTCCGCCTCGGTCATCCACTTTGGAAGGCCATGGCGCTGAGCCATTTCCATCGGTACATCCAGGGCAATGGCCGCGTCACGTCTGCTAATCATCACCATCCACGATACGGGAGCCCGCCAAATCGGCTTCCGCAGCTCAAGAAGCGAGGGCCAACCCTGCAGCGGCCGCGCCAAAACCAAGAACCAGATTGCCGGCCAGGTTCAACGCCGCGGCACCGAACCGTGCTTCTGTCAGCAGGCGGACAGTTGCCGTGGTCCAGGAACTGAAGGTGGTGAGGCCGCCTGCCAGTCCGGTGGCAAGTGCGGGCTGCCATTCCGGGGCCAGCCCCAGCTTGAGGGTGACCGCATGGGCGGCGCCGATGATGAAGCACCCCACGACGTTCACCAGGAGCGTGGCCCACGGCCAGTGCAGCCGCTCCCTGCGCCCGGGGCCGCGGGCACCAGCGCCGGGGGGTCGCGAGCCATGCGTTTCAAGCCCGCGGGCAGCCCGGAATGCCGTGTGGTGCGCGAACCAGCTGTCCACACCAAAACGGAGCAGCGCACCGGCAACCCCAAACACCCCTACGAGGGCAGCAGTCATCATGGCCGCCCACTCACCCGGCCGCCGTCGCGCCCGTCCAGCCAGCCCGCCACAACCTTTCCGGACCGCCACCCCGTACCGGCCGCTGCCAGCCCCAGCACCAGTGACAGCACCAGGTAGGCAATCCACGTAAAGTGGGAGCCCGCGCGGGCCAGCTGGTCCACCGCGAACACCACCGCCGAGAACGTGGTGAACGATCCCAGGAGGCCCGGGCCCAGGCCGGCGCGAAGCCAGAACGCGGTGTGCGGCCGGGCCATCCACACCGTGGTCAGCAACGCCAGAACAAAGCTTCCACCAACGTTGATCCACAGCGTGGCCCACGGCACCGACCCCGGAAGATCCGGAAAGAGAAGTCCCAGCCCAAAGCGGAGCTCAGTACCGATCAGGCCCCCAACAGCAACAGCAAACCAGGCACCCGCCGCCGGCACGCCGCCAGGCTTCACTCAGGGGTCCCCGAGCAGGCAGCCGGGGTGGGGATGGTCGCTGTGCACCCACAGTGCGGAGGTAATTTCGTCGGCCAGGTCATAGTCCCTGGTCCTGCCCGAGTTCCGGATTCGCACCACCAGCGCCCCGCCGAACGGCTTGCGGCCCACCACCTCCACTTCGGCGTCGAGGTCTATTTCCTCGGCGGAGAGGTAGCGGAGCAGGTCCGGGTTTTCGTCGCTGATGCGGGTGATCCTGCCGGTGTGCCCCTGGTCCAGCTCACCCAGCAGGTGTGCGCGGGGCATCCGGACTGTGCCTTCGGCGGTGGGGATCGGGTCCCCATGGGGATCGCGCTGCGGGTCACCGAGTATGGCTGCCACACGCTCAATGAAGGTGTCAGAGACGGCGTGCTCCAGCAGTTCGG harbors:
- a CDS encoding CrcB family protein; translation: MMTAALVGVFGVAGALLRFGVDSWFAHHTAFRAARGLETHGSRPPGAGARGPGRRERLHWPWATLLVNVVGCFIIGAAHAVTLKLGLAPEWQPALATGLAGGLTTFSSWTTATVRLLTEARFGAAALNLAGNLVLGFGAAAAGLALAS
- a CDS encoding metal-dependent transcriptional regulator, with product MKTSAPSSSIEDYVKVIYSFTEWQDKPITSSQLAQRLGVANSSVSEMVRKLKDQGLVDHKPYSAITLTDQGVRLALAMVRRHRLIETYLVQQLGYKWDEVHDEAELLEHAVSDTFIERVAAILGDPQRDPHGDPIPTAEGTVRMPRAHLLGELDQGHTGRITRISDENPDLLRYLSAEEIDLDAEVEVVGRKPFGGALVVRIRNSGRTRDYDLADEITSALWVHSDHPHPGCLLGDP
- a CDS encoding CrcB family protein, which gives rise to MKPGGVPAAGAWFAVAVGGLIGTELRFGLGLLFPDLPGSVPWATLWINVGGSFVLALLTTVWMARPHTAFWLRAGLGPGLLGSFTTFSAVVFAVDQLARAGSHFTWIAYLVLSLVLGLAAAGTGWRSGKVVAGWLDGRDGGRVSGRP